A window of Candidatus Margulisiibacteriota bacterium genomic DNA:
TGGCCGATGTTCCTGATAGGAGTCGTAATACTGTCGCTTAGCGTGGCCAAGTTCAGGCAAAAGATGGAATAAAAACAAAGAAAGGAAGGAAAGAAATGAAAAGATTTTTCTGCGCAGTTCTGGTCCTGGCCGCCGCCTCGTCAAAGGGGGCTGCTCTGGACCTTGTGCAAAGCATAGACCTTGCTGTAAAACAGAACCCGACCGTGGCCGCCTCTCAAAAGAGAGCCTCTGCGGCACAGGCAAGGCTCAACCAGGCGCTCAGCGCGTTCTTTCCAAAGATCAATCTCAGCGGCAGCCTTGACAAGGCGCACGCTACTCCGCAGACGGTCCAGATCTCCAGCGGAGGAACAACACAGATCGTCACCTTTGGCATCAACGAAAACGCCACCATATCGGGCTTTAAGGCCGATCTTTCCCAGCCCGTCTTTGTCTCGGCCCTATTCCCGGAATACAACATCGCAAAAAAGAGCGCCGATTCGGCAAGAGAAGCCCTGCAGCAGCAGATCATCGATGTTTCTTTTGACGCGACCAAAGCATACTTCCAAGTGCTGCGCGCGATAAAAATGGAAAAACTGATCAGCGATTCTCTTGAAATGGCCGCCGCCCACAGGCAGCAGGTGCAGTCCATGCTTAACGCGGGCCTGGCAAAAAAAGCGGACCTCTTGCGCTCAAAAGTAAGGGAAGCTGACTATAAGGTCGATCTGATCAAGGCAAAATACAACATAGCGCTCTCTAACGATGCTTTTAACAATGTTCTGGGCA
This region includes:
- a CDS encoding TolC family protein, which translates into the protein MKRFFCAVLVLAAASSKGAALDLVQSIDLAVKQNPTVAASQKRASAAQARLNQALSAFFPKINLSGSLDKAHATPQTVQISSGGTTQIVTFGINENATISGFKADLSQPVFVSALFPEYNIAKKSADSAREALQQQIIDVSFDATKAYFQVLRAIKMEKLISDSLEMAAAHRQQVQSMLNAGLAKKADLLRSKVREADYKVDLIKAKYNIALSNDAFNNVLGNPMEQAVSLKDEGFSGTVKSVPDYAALLASAYDNRPDWKAFLLKVGIKEDQVRLSQSEYLPSIKLSADTGSQLTHYPSFQSDVSSWKVAGIGSWQLFDSLGRENRIREASEALEAQRSDAQQLKNNIALEVHGAYLNLKSALETVIAAQQAVDSS